cccaccttatcccaTTAAACTTGTGATTATTTTATTTCACCTCTCATGTGATATAAATTAGTCTTAGGATAATTTAGTCCAcgtaccaacaacaacaacaacaaaacagtATAATTTAGggtaccttacccctaccctagggtagagaggctgttttcaatagaccctcggctccctccctccaagaactccccactttACTCTTGGCTGACTCAAACTCATAACCTTTTGATTGGAAGCGGAGGGTATTCATCTCATAGCAACCCAATCTTGTCCACGCACCAAACTACCACAAATACGTTTGTGGAACAGGAATAGGAAAACACTAGTGCAAATCAAAGGGGACCGTTTGAACACAAAATCAAGAATCTTTTTAGTAAAACGCGATAAGTTCAGAAATCTACACGTGTTACAACAGTGGCTAAAAAGAAACAAAGACGAGAATCCTCGTAACAATCTAAGTAGGTTTAGTTTTCTAGTTCAGTTCAGAGTCTTGCATAGTATAGTACCCATCGAAAGTTAGATTTTTCAGACTTCTTCAATTTACCTGCTTATTCCCACTGCCGGCCTTTTCTGCTCTAAATAAACCAAATTTGTTTTCCTTCAAATTAACCTATATAAATTGGCGCTCCAACAATTGGCTATGGCATTAGTATTCAACCAATTCAACCCCTTAACTTCTCTTACAATATGTATAAATCcacattttttgtgatttttactttATTCATGTCATTCACAGCCCTGAATATGATTAAAGCTGAAACATGTACATCCATTGAAAAGACCCATGTAATTCCCACAACCTCTTtagttatttttcttgaaaaggTTCAAGAAGCTGCTCTTCAATCCTATGGCCGCAAAGGGTTTGATCCAAAACTGTATGTTGATATGCCACTGAAACACAACCTTTCAATAACAGTTGAAGCTTTTAATAAACTTCCAAGATCTGTGAATGGTTCAATTCCAGCACATGATTTGGATGTGTTTTTAGGCAAATATTTGAATGGTGCAGATGAGGATTTGGTTTATGTTGAGCCAGTAGATTATGTAGCTGAGCCTGaaggttttttgccaaaagtGAAGAATTCTGAAGTGAGGGCTTGGGCATTGGAGGTTCATTCACTTTGGAAGAATTTAAGCAGGAAAGTTTCTGATAAAGTATTGGAAAAACCAGAGATGTATACTTTGCTTCCATTGAAAAATCCAGTTATTATACCAGGATCACGTTTCAGAGAGGTTTATTACTGGGATTCTTATTGGGTAATAAGGTTAGTCTTTTTTCTTGCTTACCTGTGTTAATTGTTGTTAATTATCTTTTGGTAtatgttatttcttcattgttgCTTCTGTTAGGTTTTCATGAAGTAAATTAGTAAAGTTAAAGTGAAAAGAAAATAGTGAGTGGAAGTTACTTCTTTTCAGTGTATGAGATAGTTGACATTGTGAAACAGACAGAAGTTCAGCTCACTTTTTACATAATGTCCAATTGCTTTGCTTTCTAAAGAGATCATGTTGCTAAAATTTGAACATTGAGGTAGCCGATACGAATGATTAGTATAATAAACATTATCTACTGAACCTTCCTCTGAAAAGTTTCGATCTATTGTTAGATCTTTATATGTTGTGGTTTCTGAACAATATAAATATTCTTGAGGCCTGCCTTTTTGACAAATATGCAATCTTTTCATTGTTCTGTACTTTAATTATCAAGCTGGAATCTAGTCTCATTGTTAAGTGATTTATGCGTGAGGTGATGATGTTGCAATGTGACATCTTGTGATACTTCCCGGAGTTCCTGCACTTATTTCCGTTTTGATAGTTCTCTTTTTCTATGAGAAAATCTTATACATTAGATATATTTTTGATGCAGGGGTTTGTTAGCAAGCAAGATGTATGAAACTGCAAAAGGGATTGTGACTAATCTGGTTTCTCTGATAGATCAATTTGGTTATGTTCTTAATGGTGCAAGAGCATACTACAGCAACAGAAGGCAAGTATTCTTTACATATTGATTCGTAAAACTTACAGCTTTTAAGATGCTTTACTTGTATGTATCGCCTTTATGCAAAAGTTTCAGTTTTGGGGGCATTTCAAATCAACTTCCAATGATGCTATTTTTCTGTTAATACTACCAATAAAACATTCAAGTCAGCTTAACTTCTGAATTTGCCCCTAATTAAATCACGCACATAAAAGGTTGCAGAGAGAGTAATTGTATCTCTTTCATATCTTAgctatttttatggaaaatcaggATGTCCACTTATATTTCGATCTTATTTTATTGTGATCTGTCCCCTccctaatatttctattttgttttttttgAAAGGGGTGGGCATGAGGGTGTTGGTTGTTGGCTAGAAAAACCGTACTAGGACTGACTGTGTACAAGTTATGGTTATATGAGTAATCCAGTGTCATCTACTTCCTCTTTTCATGCTGTGCAAATTCTTATTGTGTCTTTCTTTTTTTCACATGTTCAGTCAGCCTCCTGTCCTGGCTGCGATGATTGTTGAAATATACAATCGAACAGGTGATTTAGATTTGGTTAGAAGATCTCTTCCTGCTTTGCTTAAGGAGTATCACTTTTGGAATTCAGGTACTTTcttgttttttttccttttaggTTCTTATTGAATAGTCTGTTGCTTTTCTTTAAGTTTCTATATTTTTAGGCTTTGTTATACAGTTCTTCTGCTTAATTGCTTTTTACTGGACACCTAAGCGGAAGACTTTACTTATCTGTCATTCTCCACTTTTTTGGTTCAAGGAATACATAAAGTGACTATTCAAGATGCTCAGGGATCAAACCACAGCTTGAGTCGGTACTATGCTATGTGGAATAAACCCCGGCCAGAATCATCAACTATTGTAAGGCTCCGCAACTCATATTCCTGAAATGTGTATGTCGTGAACTTCCTACAATTGTGAAGTACTcattcttttgtatttttttcatTTGATATAGGACAGGGAAACTGCTTCCAAACTCCCAAATATCTGTGAAAAAAGACAATTATACCGTGAGCTGGCATCAGCTGCTGAAAGTGGATGGGATTTCAGTTCAAGATGGAT
The DNA window shown above is from Nicotiana tomentosiformis chromosome 8, ASM39032v3, whole genome shotgun sequence and carries:
- the LOC104110888 gene encoding probable trehalase, yielding MYKSTFFVIFTLFMSFTALNMIKAETCTSIEKTHVIPTTSLVIFLEKVQEAALQSYGRKGFDPKLYVDMPLKHNLSITVEAFNKLPRSVNGSIPAHDLDVFLGKYLNGADEDLVYVEPVDYVAEPEGFLPKVKNSEVRAWALEVHSLWKNLSRKVSDKVLEKPEMYTLLPLKNPVIIPGSRFREVYYWDSYWVIRGLLASKMYETAKGIVTNLVSLIDQFGYVLNGARAYYSNRRQPPVLAAMIVEIYNRTGDLDLVRRSLPALLKEYHFWNSGIHKVTIQDAQGSNHSLSRYYAMWNKPRPESSTIDRETASKLPNICEKRQLYRELASAAESGWDFSSRWMRNESDLTTTSTSSILPVDLNAFLLKMEHDIAFLANVIGESSTVARFTEASQNRQKAMNRILWNTEMGQWLDYWLGNSNTSEDIYKWEDLHQNKKSFASNFVPLWTELLNSDNITAQKVVQSFKSSGLLQPAGIAVTFSNTGQQWDFPNGWPPLQHIIIEGLSRSGLEEARALAEDIAVRWIRTNYVAYKKTGAMHEKYDVTKCGAYGGGGEYVPQTGFGWANGVVLALLEEFGWPEDLKIDCY